In Euphorbia lathyris chromosome 10, ddEupLath1.1, whole genome shotgun sequence, a single genomic region encodes these proteins:
- the LOC136208835 gene encoding glucan endo-1,3-beta-glucosidase 7 encodes MPFSSSPIFLFLCFLFLHSSIFASSQSYIGINYGLVADNLPSPDATAKLLQSTAIQKVRLYGADPGVLKSFANTKIGIVIGAANGDIPALASDPNSATQWINANVLPYYPATNIILITIGNEVLLSGDQNLISQLLPAMKNMANALNSVSLGGKIKVSTVHSMAVLSQSDPPSTGLFNPSYQDTMKGLLQFQKDNGSPLAINPYPFFAYQSDPRPETLAFCLFQPNAGRVDSGNGIVYMNMFDAQVDAVRSALNAMGFKDVEILVAETGWPYKGDNNEVGPSVENARAYNGNLIAHLRSLVGTPLMPGKSVDTYLFAIYDEDLKPGPSSERAFGLFKSDLSMTYDVGLSKNIPTPSSPKTPASPSPSGKPSTSGWCMPKAGVPDAQLQASLDYACGQGVDCSPIQPGGACFEPNTLQSHAAYAMNVYYQSSDKNPWNCDFSSTASLTSNNPSYNNCIYPGGSS; translated from the exons ATGCCGTTTTCATCATCACccatctttctctttctctgttTCCTCTTCCTTCACTCCTCCATCTTCGCCA GCTCCCAGTCTTATATCGGTATTAACTATGGTTTAGTCGCCGATAACCTCCCCTCACCGGATGCCACCGCAAAGCTTTTGCAATCTACGGCTATACAGAAAGTTAGACTCTACGGAGCCGATCCAGGAGTTCTTAAATCTTTTGCTAATACTAAAATCGGAATCGTAATCGGAGCTGCCAATGGCGATATTCCTGCTCTCGCTTCCGATCCCAACTCCGCGACTCAGTGGATCAATGCTAATGTCTTGCCTTATTACCCAGCTACCAATATCATTCTCATCACTATCGGCAACGAG GTTTTGCTATCTGGAGATCAAAATTTGATATCTCAGCTCTTACCGGCAATGAAAAATATGGCAAATGCACTTAACTCGGTCTCACTCGGCGGAAAGATCAAGGTCTCCACTGTGCATTCCATGGCAGTCTTATCTCAGTCCGACCCGCCATCAACCGGGTTATTTAACCCGTCTTATCAAGATACCATGAAAGGATTATTGCAGTTCCAGAAAGATAATGGGTCACCTCTTGCAATCAATCCATACCCGTTTTTCGCTTACCAGAGTGACCCGAGACCCGAGACATTGGCCTTTTGCCTCTTTCAGCCTAACGCGGGACGAGTCGACTCGGGGAATGGGATCGTGTACATGAACATGTTTGACGCGCAG GTGGATGCTGTTCGGTCCGCCTTGAATGCGATGGGATTCAAGGATGTTGAGATATTGGTTGCTGAGACAGGTTGGCCTTACAAAGGAGACAACAATGAAGTAGGGCCTAGTGTGGAGAATGCAAGAGCTTACAATGGCAATTTGATTGCTCATCTTAGATCCTTGGTTGGAACTCCTTTAATGCCTGGAAAATCTGTTGATACTTACCTCTTTGCTATCTATGATGAGGATTTGAAACCCGGACCTTCTTCCGAAAGAGCTTTCGGCCTTTTCAAATCCGATCTTTCTATGACTTATGATGTCGGTCTTTCTAAGAACATCCCA ACTCCATCGAGCCCGAAGACTCCAGCGTCTCCATCTCCGTCCGGGAAACCATCAACGTCGGGTTGGTGTATGCCCAAGGCAGGCGTTCCTGATGCTCAATTGCAGGCGAGTCTTGACTATGCTTGTGGTCAAGGTGTAGATTGCAGTCCGATTCAGCCTGGAGGTGCCTGTTTCGAGCCGAACACTTTGCAATCACATGCTGCTTATGCTATGAATGTTTACTACCAAAGTTCTGATAAGAATCCTTGGAATTGTGATTTCTCATCGACAGCTTCGCTCACGTCGAACAATCCCA GTTATAATAACTGCATCTACCCAGGAGGAAGTAGCTGa